In one Salipiger abyssi genomic region, the following are encoded:
- a CDS encoding FAD binding domain-containing protein: protein MKPYPFEYTRVSSLEQAVTLLHREEEPRIIAGGQSLMPILAMRLAAPSRLIDIGALSALRGIERRGEVLRIGALVRHAEVMASAEVAEAVPLLARAITHVAHPAVRNRGTFGGSVCLADPAAELPAVCTALGATFEVFGRDGLRTIPAREFFLDIYETALAPDEILVAAQLPVACPKERFGFEEIARRHGDFAIVGLAVRARIEDAAFADLDLCFFGASPRPVLARNAARALIGREFTAEAELAAIAALAEDLDPQEDAQADAAMRLHLAGVLLKRRLAEVAGKEAEK, encoded by the coding sequence ATGAAACCATATCCTTTCGAGTACACCCGCGTCTCCTCGCTGGAGCAAGCGGTCACCCTTCTGCATCGGGAGGAGGAGCCGCGCATCATCGCCGGTGGTCAGAGCCTGATGCCGATCCTCGCCATGCGCCTCGCGGCCCCCTCGCGGCTGATCGACATCGGCGCGTTGTCGGCCCTGCGCGGCATCGAGCGGCGCGGTGAGGTGCTTCGCATCGGCGCGCTTGTCCGGCACGCGGAGGTCATGGCGAGTGCCGAGGTGGCCGAGGCAGTGCCGCTTCTCGCCCGTGCAATTACCCATGTCGCCCATCCGGCGGTGCGCAACCGCGGCACCTTCGGCGGCAGTGTCTGCCTGGCCGATCCGGCGGCGGAGCTTCCGGCGGTGTGCACCGCGCTTGGCGCGACGTTCGAGGTTTTTGGCCGCGACGGCCTGCGGACCATTCCGGCCCGCGAATTCTTTCTCGACATTTACGAAACCGCGCTCGCGCCGGACGAGATTCTGGTCGCCGCCCAACTGCCCGTCGCATGCCCAAAGGAGCGCTTCGGCTTTGAAGAAATCGCCCGCAGACACGGCGATTTCGCCATCGTGGGATTGGCGGTGCGGGCGCGGATAGAGGACGCAGCCTTTGCCGATCTCGATCTGTGCTTCTTCGGCGCCTCGCCGCGTCCGGTGCTCGCGCGGAATGCGGCACGGGCCCTGATCGGGCGGGAATTCACCGCCGAAGCGGAGCTGGCGGCCATCGCCGCGCTGGCCGAGGATCTCGATCCGCAGGAGGACGCCCAGGCCGACGCGGCGATGCGGCTGCACCTGGCCGGGGTTTTGCTGAAACGGCGGCTGGCCGAGGTCGCAGGCAAGGAGGCCGAAAAATGA
- a CDS encoding (2Fe-2S)-binding protein, with translation MSEPMQRVALKVNGEHHVVTVPTRKHLADILREDLGFTGVHVGCEHGVCGACTIRIDGAIARGCLILGGQSEGAEIETIEYLSSQPGTRDLVEAFVSENALQCGFCTPGMVISAAALLAETADPTREEVRAYLSGNYCRCTGYQAIVDAVMKTAAGRRAEKGEVA, from the coding sequence ATGAGCGAACCGATGCAACGCGTTGCCTTGAAGGTGAACGGCGAACACCACGTCGTGACCGTACCCACCCGCAAGCATCTGGCCGACATCCTGCGCGAGGATCTGGGTTTTACCGGCGTGCATGTGGGGTGTGAGCACGGGGTCTGTGGCGCCTGCACCATCCGCATCGACGGGGCCATCGCGCGCGGCTGTCTCATTCTCGGGGGACAGTCGGAGGGGGCTGAAATCGAGACGATCGAATACCTGTCCTCGCAGCCGGGCACCCGTGACCTGGTCGAGGCCTTCGTTTCCGAAAACGCCTTGCAGTGCGGCTTTTGCACGCCCGGGATGGTGATCTCGGCCGCCGCCTTGCTGGCGGAAACCGCCGATCCCACGCGGGAGGAGGTCCGCGCCTATCTTTCCGGCAATTACTGCCGCTGCACCGGATATCAGGCCATCGTCGATGCGGTGATGAAGACAGCCGCCGGACGCCGGGCCGAAAAGGGAGAGGTTGCATGA
- a CDS encoding xanthine dehydrogenase family protein molybdopterin-binding subunit, with protein sequence MSKQILRDPIGKSVPRERARRFVTGRGRYTDDTAALRGLHAAFVRSPVARGDILEIDCQAARDMDGVVAVLTHAEIAGLYQPWRAGNTLLPEMKAPEQHALPPARVNYVGEPVAMVVATSRALAEDAAEQVFADIDPLDAVADIETALAPDAPLIHEDCGSNLCVILTSGNGDYGTPFKDADLVIEDTVDFGRHTACPLETRSMLAEYDPSSEVLTLRISHQCPHQLQAELAKILGLGQHRLRVISEDVGGAYGLKQQLYQEDVLVCLAAIQTGRPVRFVADRLESFASDNHAREHRVSARIAVTKDGRITGFELDDLFPIGAYPQYPRTSLGEGNHVLRMSAAGYDIADFRSRLRLLFQNKALIGHYRSVGHPVACAITEHMVDRAAAALGLAPETIRLRNFLSDDSYPRKTPTGVHLHYLSQHACLDRLLADMDITALRSEQAELRKQGIYRGIGIASFVELTGTGNGFYGPGGIDVSGQDGCTLKMEPSGHVRCMPSVTDQGQGTDTGIAQIVASVLGVEVADIRVLSGDSEITPHGGGAWASRGISTGGEAAWQAAQTLREQLLMVAGHLHQRDPETLDLSKGHVVDAAGAQISTTAEVAHICYFRHDLLPDDMPTELMVTRHSVPRVQLFQATNGIQAAYVEVDTDTGFTRLLGHWVAHDGGTLINPKLVEEQIRGGVVQGLGAALLEEIRYDEDGQLLTATMADYLVPMASDVPDIQVSHVTSGTAEGVLGAKGVGEAGVAGASGAVLNAVNDALGPLGATVRRLPIAPRTVLAALGGAAPLTAAKTSGSGR encoded by the coding sequence ATGAGCAAGCAGATCCTGCGCGACCCGATTGGCAAATCGGTCCCCCGCGAGCGCGCCCGCCGCTTCGTGACCGGTCGGGGCCGGTACACCGACGACACCGCAGCCCTGCGCGGGTTACACGCGGCCTTTGTACGCTCGCCCGTGGCCCGGGGCGATATACTGGAGATCGACTGCCAGGCGGCGCGAGATATGGACGGGGTGGTTGCGGTGCTGACGCATGCCGAAATTGCCGGCCTGTACCAGCCCTGGCGTGCGGGCAATACGCTGCTGCCTGAGATGAAGGCGCCGGAGCAGCATGCATTGCCGCCGGCGCGTGTGAACTATGTCGGCGAGCCGGTGGCGATGGTGGTTGCCACCAGTCGCGCCCTTGCCGAAGACGCGGCAGAGCAGGTCTTCGCCGACATCGACCCGCTTGACGCCGTCGCGGATATCGAGACCGCGCTCGCCCCGGATGCGCCATTGATCCACGAAGATTGCGGCAGCAATCTTTGCGTCATCCTGACCTCGGGCAATGGCGACTATGGCACGCCTTTCAAAGACGCGGATCTGGTGATCGAGGACACGGTGGACTTCGGCCGTCATACCGCCTGTCCGCTTGAGACGCGCTCAATGCTCGCGGAATACGACCCCAGCAGCGAGGTGCTGACCCTGCGCATCTCGCACCAGTGCCCGCATCAGTTGCAGGCGGAACTGGCGAAGATCCTCGGGCTTGGCCAGCATCGGCTGCGGGTGATTTCCGAAGATGTCGGCGGCGCCTATGGGCTCAAACAGCAGCTCTATCAGGAGGACGTTCTGGTCTGCCTTGCCGCGATACAAACCGGTCGCCCGGTGCGCTTTGTCGCCGACCGGCTGGAATCGTTCGCCAGCGACAATCATGCGCGCGAACATCGCGTGTCGGCCCGCATCGCGGTGACGAAGGATGGCCGGATCACGGGGTTCGAACTGGACGACCTCTTCCCCATCGGGGCTTATCCACAATACCCGCGCACATCGCTGGGCGAGGGCAATCATGTACTGCGCATGTCGGCGGCGGGCTATGACATTGCCGATTTCCGCTCGCGGCTAAGGCTGCTGTTCCAGAACAAGGCGTTGATCGGACATTACCGCTCGGTCGGGCACCCGGTCGCCTGCGCAATCACCGAGCATATGGTCGATCGCGCGGCAGCGGCGCTGGGGCTTGCCCCCGAAACGATCCGGCTGCGGAACTTTCTTTCCGATGACAGCTACCCGCGCAAGACGCCGACCGGCGTGCATCTGCACTACCTGTCGCAGCATGCCTGCCTCGACCGCCTGCTTGCGGATATGGATATCACTGCGCTGCGGAGCGAGCAGGCGGAGCTGCGAAAGCAGGGCATTTACCGCGGCATCGGCATCGCCAGTTTCGTTGAGCTGACCGGAACCGGCAACGGCTTTTACGGTCCCGGTGGCATCGACGTGAGCGGCCAGGACGGCTGTACGCTCAAGATGGAGCCTTCGGGCCACGTGCGCTGCATGCCAAGCGTCACCGATCAGGGGCAGGGCACCGATACCGGCATCGCGCAGATCGTCGCGTCGGTGCTGGGTGTGGAGGTGGCGGATATCCGCGTGCTGAGCGGCGACAGCGAGATCACGCCGCATGGCGGCGGGGCCTGGGCCTCTCGCGGGATATCCACCGGGGGTGAGGCCGCCTGGCAGGCCGCGCAAACCTTGCGGGAGCAACTGCTCATGGTTGCGGGCCACCTGCATCAGCGCGACCCGGAAACGCTGGACCTGAGCAAAGGCCATGTCGTCGATGCGGCAGGCGCACAGATTTCGACGACAGCCGAGGTCGCCCACATCTGCTACTTCCGCCACGATCTGCTGCCCGATGACATGCCAACCGAACTGATGGTCACCCGACACTCGGTTCCCAGGGTGCAACTGTTTCAGGCCACCAATGGCATCCAGGCCGCTTACGTCGAGGTCGACACCGACACCGGGTTCACCCGGCTGCTGGGGCATTGGGTGGCGCATGATGGCGGTACACTCATCAATCCCAAGCTGGTCGAGGAACAAATCCGCGGCGGTGTGGTGCAGGGGCTGGGCGCAGCCCTGCTGGAAGAGATCCGCTACGATGAGGACGGGCAGCTGCTGACCGCGACAATGGCGGATTACCTGGTGCCGATGGCCTCCGATGTGCCGGATATCCAGGTCTCGCATGTGACCTCTGGCACCGCCGAGGGCGTGCTCGGGGCCAAGGGCGTGGGGGAGGCCGGCGTTGCGGGGGCATCCGGAGCGGTCCTGAATGCGGTGAACGATGCGCTTGGGCCTTTGGGAGCGACGGTTCGACGGCTGCCGATTGCGCCGCGCACCGTGCTTGCTGCGCTCGGGGGCGCGGCGCCATTGACGGCTGCGAAGACGTCGGGGAGTGGCAGGTGA